One stretch of Filifactor alocis ATCC 35896 DNA includes these proteins:
- a CDS encoding DUF3784 domain-containing protein — protein MTFEKIITFILAGIFAYISFCQFIEKGFLFNNAYIFASEEERKKLDRKKHYRQSAIVFCLLSTVFLIMGLSIVFQNKKMQLLEIPLIIGALIYAIISSIKIERDTKK, from the coding sequence ATGACTTTCGAGAAAATAATTACTTTTATCTTAGCGGGGATTTTTGCTTATATCAGTTTTTGTCAGTTCATAGAAAAGGGCTTTCTGTTTAATAATGCCTATATTTTTGCATCCGAAGAGGAACGAAAAAAATTAGACAGAAAAAAACATTACAGACAATCAGCAATTGTATTTTGCCTACTTAGCACAGTATTTCTGATAATGGGTCTATCCATTGTTTTTCAAAATAAAAAAATGCAACTGCTTGAAATTCCTTTGATAATCGGCGCTCTGATATATGCAATCATCTCTTCTATAAAAATAGAACGAGATACCAAGAAATAA
- a CDS encoding aminoacyl-histidine dipeptidase gives MKTYYDFFKELSLIPRESGKEEKIQQFLLNFAKEHGLHAFREDVSGNIVIQKPASKGYEHLPGVILQGHMDMVCEKTPDSTHNFDTDGIELIEEGSILRANNTTLGADNGIGVAYAMAVLSDHSLSHPELEAIFTTQEETTMYGAENLQENTLKGKYLLNLDSEEEGVFYASSAGGSDFQGKLEGTRALSQKNCTLELVISKLHGGHSGMNIASGFGNANKIIGRVLYQLNQIVPFDLISIEGGSKPNAIPRDAKAVINIEETNLSRLSSVLQNLEQSLLQELAPVDSLSLSFQKIDFVESVFTESNKHSVISFLSMVPNGVQTMSQEIKHLVESSQNLGIVRTTDNIVSFVISIRSSVKSLADWIGEKNLLLAKLCRIDGMVHNGYPGWEYQPNSPLRELALAIYQEKYGQKAEISAIHAGLECGFFAKKYPNTDIISFGPNLHHVHSPKEYMELDSADRVYDYLILLLKEMIRL, from the coding sequence ATGAAAACATATTATGATTTTTTTAAGGAATTATCTTTGATTCCTCGTGAGTCGGGGAAAGAAGAAAAAATACAACAATTTTTGCTCAATTTTGCAAAAGAACATGGATTGCACGCTTTTCGGGAGGATGTGTCCGGAAATATTGTTATTCAAAAACCTGCAAGCAAGGGGTATGAACATCTTCCCGGTGTCATTTTACAAGGACATATGGATATGGTATGTGAAAAAACACCGGATTCTACACATAATTTTGATACCGACGGAATTGAGCTGATTGAAGAAGGTTCCATTTTGCGTGCAAATAACACCACGCTCGGTGCAGACAACGGAATCGGCGTTGCGTACGCAATGGCAGTGCTTTCCGATCACTCTCTTTCTCATCCTGAACTTGAGGCAATCTTTACAACACAGGAAGAGACAACGATGTACGGTGCGGAAAACTTGCAAGAAAACACTTTGAAAGGAAAGTATCTTTTGAATCTTGATTCCGAAGAAGAAGGTGTATTCTATGCTTCCTCTGCCGGCGGTTCTGATTTTCAGGGAAAATTAGAAGGTACTCGTGCTCTTTCACAAAAAAATTGTACCTTGGAACTCGTGATATCCAAACTTCACGGAGGACACTCCGGAATGAACATTGCATCAGGATTCGGAAATGCAAACAAAATCATCGGTCGTGTACTGTATCAACTGAATCAAATCGTTCCTTTTGATCTTATCTCCATTGAAGGAGGTTCTAAACCAAATGCAATTCCTCGCGATGCCAAAGCTGTTATCAATATCGAAGAAACGAATCTGTCTCGTTTGTCATCCGTTCTGCAAAACTTGGAACAATCTTTACTACAAGAACTTGCTCCTGTCGATTCACTCTCTCTTTCATTCCAAAAAATCGACTTTGTGGAATCGGTATTCACAGAGAGTAACAAACATTCCGTTATCTCTTTCTTGTCAATGGTTCCAAACGGAGTGCAAACCATGAGTCAAGAAATCAAACATCTGGTCGAAAGTTCTCAAAACTTGGGTATCGTTCGTACAACAGACAATATTGTTTCTTTTGTTATCTCCATCCGCAGCTCCGTAAAATCACTTGCAGATTGGATTGGAGAAAAAAATCTTCTTCTTGCCAAGTTGTGCCGAATTGACGGTATGGTTCACAACGGATATCCCGGATGGGAGTATCAACCGAATTCTCCGCTTCGTGAGTTGGCACTTGCAATCTATCAGGAAAAATATGGACAAAAAGCTGAAATTTCCGCCATTCATGCAGGATTGGAATGTGGTTTCTTCGCAAAAAAATATCCGAATACCGATATTATCTCGTTCGGTCCGAACCTTCACCATGTGCACTCCCCGAAAGAGTATATGGAACTGGATTCAGCAGATCGTGTCTATGACTACTTGATACTTCTGCTAAAAGAAATGATTCGACTATAA
- a CDS encoding 4Fe-4S dicluster domain-containing protein has translation MKAVFIVFSPSGHTLIAAQKFMHLLEDNGISCHIINITKNNKYLQNFTITKTLINDLGEHHLLIPCAPVYAGHCEQNMLRTIRALPQEKEKQIPAIPLVTYGGVHSSVALEEMGKVLNDKGYIPIMGIKIAAEHTLTATFKKRINPNLPGKVEEQILAEAAKITEKVVNDKIAMINIEKKLAYAPFMKRIMFRIFSQEKIHGKYKKVTINTEKCTGCKRCVAACPVNMFAYIDNTIQMVRDPKYCILCAECYHQCPAKAVVHPYIEVARKRLSNGFAELENPQSTIYR, from the coding sequence ATGAAAGCTGTTTTTATTGTATTCAGTCCATCAGGACATACTCTTATTGCAGCACAAAAATTCATGCATCTGCTTGAAGATAACGGAATTTCCTGTCATATTATTAACATCACAAAAAACAATAAGTATCTTCAGAACTTCACAATTACAAAAACACTGATTAATGATCTCGGAGAACATCATTTGTTAATTCCCTGTGCACCGGTATATGCCGGACATTGTGAGCAAAATATGCTCAGGACAATACGGGCACTTCCTCAGGAAAAGGAAAAACAGATTCCTGCGATTCCACTTGTGACCTATGGAGGAGTACACAGCAGTGTTGCACTGGAAGAAATGGGTAAAGTGCTTAATGACAAAGGATATATTCCGATTATGGGCATTAAGATTGCTGCGGAGCATACTTTGACCGCAACTTTCAAAAAACGGATCAATCCAAATCTGCCGGGAAAAGTTGAGGAACAAATCCTTGCGGAAGCAGCAAAAATAACAGAAAAGGTTGTAAACGACAAGATAGCTATGATCAATATAGAAAAGAAACTTGCATATGCACCGTTCATGAAACGCATTATGTTCCGCATTTTCAGCCAAGAAAAAATTCATGGAAAATATAAGAAAGTTACAATCAATACAGAAAAATGCACTGGTTGTAAACGATGCGTTGCAGCCTGTCCTGTCAATATGTTTGCATATATTGATAACACAATACAAATGGTTCGTGATCCTAAGTATTGTATTTTATGTGCTGAGTGTTATCATCAATGTCCTGCAAAAGCCGTTGTACATCCATATATTGAAGTTGCAAGAAAGAGACTCTCGAACGGTTTTGCAGAGCTTGAAAATCCGCAATCTACAATTTATCGATAA
- a CDS encoding methyltransferase: MINKTNIYEQLTTLPYLTAYQQLIQGAIELDVFSNLENPITTKELSKKMNWDESNTFNLLKGLYSLGYLERNGDTFCNMPETSKYLVKGKPAYMGNVLTFFCNNQGMSLGNVAQQVKEGPKPQEQTQQSMDFAAYGDAMRDAQSGIRQYELLEILRSLPEYKSIHKILDLGCGAGCLGIAVIQDVSNRTGVLFDRPNMQSLIEESVKLSDMQDSIFIKTGDFINDDIGSGYDLIICSSIMLFAIKGGANFFAKLKKALNIGGVVVCLNEGIEADYSGPWDMILGYMAFNLQGMPIGVIKGQIADAAKSGGFHSVENRSVLLSTGMHDINILRNK; the protein is encoded by the coding sequence ATGATTAACAAAACAAATATTTATGAACAGCTTACAACACTACCGTATCTCACCGCTTATCAGCAACTGATACAGGGTGCAATTGAATTGGATGTCTTTTCTAATTTAGAAAATCCTATCACCACAAAAGAGCTATCCAAAAAAATGAACTGGGATGAATCTAATACCTTCAATCTTTTGAAAGGTTTATATAGTCTTGGTTATCTTGAGCGAAATGGAGATACATTTTGTAATATGCCGGAAACATCAAAATATCTTGTTAAAGGGAAGCCTGCATATATGGGAAATGTGCTGACATTTTTCTGTAATAATCAAGGAATGAGCCTTGGAAACGTGGCACAGCAAGTGAAGGAAGGTCCTAAACCGCAAGAACAAACACAGCAGTCTATGGATTTTGCAGCTTATGGCGATGCGATGCGTGATGCTCAATCAGGGATACGTCAATATGAACTGTTAGAAATTCTCCGCTCCCTTCCTGAGTATAAATCTATTCATAAAATATTGGATTTGGGCTGTGGTGCAGGTTGTCTCGGAATTGCAGTTATACAGGATGTAAGCAATCGTACCGGCGTTCTTTTTGATAGACCGAATATGCAATCGCTTATCGAAGAGAGTGTAAAGCTTTCTGATATGCAAGATAGTATTTTCATTAAAACCGGAGACTTCATAAATGATGATATTGGTAGCGGATATGATTTAATCATCTGCTCATCCATTATGTTGTTCGCCATTAAAGGCGGTGCAAATTTCTTTGCAAAATTGAAAAAAGCATTAAATATTGGTGGAGTAGTTGTTTGTTTAAATGAAGGAATTGAAGCAGATTATTCCGGACCGTGGGATATGATTTTAGGCTATATGGCATTTAATTTACAGGGGATGCCGATAGGTGTAATAAAAGGCCAAATTGCTGATGCAGCAAAATCCGGAGGGTTTCATTCTGTAGAAAATCGCAGCGTGCTTCTCAGTACCGGAATGCACGATATCAATATTTTGAGAAATAAATAG